In Fibrobacter sp. UWB10, a single window of DNA contains:
- a CDS encoding DUF2723 domain-containing protein, with translation MLKEKWMKHIFAGIAALVALVVYVLTMAPTVSFWDCGEFVACANTLGIPHPPGTPFFVFLARAVIVLLPFVGEIAKRVNYISVVSSAATVYVTALFAWELLATVLKTDALAEKITGKVRTAVLGSAALVAGFLLTFSDTFWFNAVEAEVYGIAMLILMLVSYLGLVWYNKRNEDYSDRILIFICYIAFLGVGAHLYTMLTVPAVFALLLVAEPKKIVERIPIWITGTLLCSVIYMVSAFIEISFLCLIALSILCLAKPFKSKGVQRSMRLSLAFAFFALIGYSTHLYIPIRSELNPIIDENDPEINIRDEQGNLQLGNLFKDENWVAFNNFIERKQYGSESMISRAFYRRSRLSHQFLSFPHMGYGGYQMAQYLPYKVGDVNYANGVYTFDAGDNQPVERFGIKFPTQMSFMGDATLPQFMMFLLFNGLLVMVCVFVWKRNRNMGVFVSVLYALCSLGLLFYINFADGTRMEQRDRDYWVSVMSRNVQDLNTRGMGISALPDPNELIDMRQNIEHTKIRMEMLKARGANETRLAELQRELDGYTNSAIWQNWQKIENGFAQVGSRAPFPDAVHLEVRERDYFYTPAFIFMSLIYGIGAGILVFLVATSSFAAFANPVAAALVAVSFLVPCISNYKEHDRSGLWVPWDYAFNLLNSCRPNAILFTNGDNDTFPLWFAQEVAGVRKDVRVVNLSLGNTDWYIKQMLDNEPILKLSYDKAAIDRDMVLDNSSASNPNHQVSTWVKNAQRLMPQLKNRIDAMEGQQLSAADSAKLMQFKVHYQVWDAFTEWAARTRSGMMLTQHKLVIDLALQNMDKPIEISTTVGTSNFMGLEKYMVQEGMVYNFVKGDLTPKRNSFDSKFTANLIDSVFKFRGLGDGTAYINEETSRLLSGYVSLYLQISFDARDKISTLRNTHPFTAEKKAQVDSLAAAAGKYLEMGMKQFPSEWRNYWAAAFVYEAAGQKAKAQEVLNRGLENVPAFEEGGRARLLMSGRQIEQMSDEPLKVEAPVEPAPESDSAKKDSSKEPAVVAAAN, from the coding sequence ATGCTCAAGGAAAAATGGATGAAACATATCTTCGCAGGCATTGCGGCATTAGTGGCACTGGTTGTGTATGTGCTGACAATGGCTCCTACGGTAAGCTTCTGGGATTGCGGCGAATTTGTCGCTTGCGCCAATACCTTGGGTATTCCGCATCCTCCTGGAACGCCGTTCTTCGTGTTCCTTGCACGTGCTGTTATTGTGCTGCTCCCGTTCGTGGGCGAAATCGCAAAGCGCGTGAACTACATCTCGGTGGTGAGCTCTGCCGCAACCGTGTATGTGACGGCTCTGTTTGCCTGGGAACTCTTGGCAACCGTGCTCAAGACTGACGCTCTCGCTGAAAAGATTACCGGTAAGGTTCGTACGGCCGTGCTTGGCTCTGCTGCTCTCGTGGCTGGTTTCCTCCTGACCTTCTCGGACACCTTCTGGTTCAACGCTGTCGAAGCCGAAGTTTACGGCATCGCCATGCTGATCTTGATGCTTGTGTCTTACCTGGGTCTCGTTTGGTACAACAAGCGTAACGAAGACTACAGTGACCGCATTCTGATTTTCATTTGCTACATCGCCTTCCTTGGCGTGGGCGCTCACCTTTACACCATGCTTACGGTTCCTGCCGTGTTTGCTCTTTTGCTCGTGGCCGAACCCAAGAAGATTGTGGAACGCATTCCTATCTGGATTACGGGTACGCTCCTTTGCTCCGTGATTTACATGGTGTCTGCCTTTATCGAAATTTCGTTCCTTTGCTTGATTGCTCTTTCGATTCTCTGCCTTGCTAAGCCGTTCAAGAGCAAGGGTGTGCAGCGCAGCATGCGCCTGTCTTTGGCTTTTGCCTTCTTTGCCCTGATTGGTTACAGCACGCACCTCTACATTCCGATTCGTTCGGAACTGAACCCGATTATCGACGAAAACGACCCCGAAATCAACATCCGCGACGAACAAGGTAACCTGCAACTCGGCAACCTGTTCAAGGATGAAAACTGGGTCGCCTTCAACAACTTCATTGAACGTAAGCAGTACGGCTCTGAAAGCATGATCAGCCGTGCCTTCTACCGTCGTTCTCGCCTTAGCCACCAGTTCCTTTCGTTCCCGCACATGGGTTACGGTGGATACCAGATGGCTCAGTACTTGCCGTACAAGGTGGGTGACGTGAACTACGCTAACGGTGTTTACACCTTCGATGCTGGCGATAACCAGCCGGTGGAACGTTTTGGCATCAAGTTCCCGACGCAGATGAGCTTCATGGGCGATGCAACGCTCCCGCAGTTCATGATGTTCTTGCTCTTTAACGGCCTGTTGGTAATGGTTTGCGTGTTCGTTTGGAAGCGCAACCGCAACATGGGCGTGTTCGTTTCTGTGCTTTATGCTCTCTGCTCGCTTGGCCTGTTGTTCTACATCAACTTCGCCGACGGCACCCGCATGGAACAGCGCGATCGCGATTACTGGGTGTCTGTCATGAGTCGTAATGTTCAGGACCTGAACACTCGTGGTATGGGTATTTCCGCTTTGCCGGACCCGAACGAACTCATCGACATGCGTCAGAATATCGAGCATACCAAGATTCGTATGGAAATGCTCAAGGCTCGCGGTGCAAACGAAACCCGCCTTGCTGAACTCCAGCGCGAACTCGATGGCTATACCAATTCTGCAATTTGGCAGAACTGGCAGAAGATTGAAAACGGCTTTGCCCAGGTGGGTAGCCGCGCTCCGTTCCCCGATGCTGTGCACCTGGAAGTGCGCGAACGTGATTACTTCTACACGCCCGCCTTCATTTTCATGAGCCTGATTTATGGTATCGGTGCCGGAATCCTGGTGTTCTTGGTGGCAACGTCTAGCTTTGCTGCCTTTGCAAACCCGGTGGCTGCAGCCTTGGTTGCTGTGTCCTTCTTGGTACCTTGCATTTCGAACTACAAGGAACATGACCGTTCTGGCCTTTGGGTTCCTTGGGATTACGCATTCAACCTGTTGAACAGTTGCCGCCCGAACGCGATTCTCTTTACGAACGGTGACAACGATACCTTCCCGCTGTGGTTTGCTCAGGAAGTCGCTGGCGTGCGTAAGGACGTTCGCGTGGTGAACCTCTCGCTCGGTAATACCGACTGGTATATCAAGCAGATGCTCGACAACGAACCGATTCTCAAACTCAGCTACGACAAGGCCGCTATCGACCGCGACATGGTGCTCGACAATAGCTCTGCTTCTAACCCGAACCATCAGGTTTCTACTTGGGTCAAGAACGCTCAGCGCTTGATGCCGCAGCTCAAGAACCGTATTGACGCTATGGAAGGCCAGCAGCTTTCTGCCGCCGATTCTGCAAAGCTCATGCAGTTCAAGGTTCACTACCAGGTGTGGGATGCCTTTACCGAATGGGCTGCCCGTACTCGTAGCGGCATGATGCTCACGCAGCACAAGCTTGTGATTGACCTTGCTCTCCAGAACATGGATAAGCCGATTGAAATTTCGACGACGGTCGGTACGTCTAACTTCATGGGTCTTGAAAAGTACATGGTGCAAGAAGGCATGGTCTACAACTTCGTGAAGGGTGATTTGACCCCGAAGCGCAATTCCTTCGATTCCAAGTTCACCGCCAACTTGATTGATTCTGTATTCAAGTTCCGTGGCCTCGGCGATGGTACCGCTTACATTAACGAAGAAACGTCTCGCTTGCTTTCGGGCTATGTTTCCTTGTACTTGCAGATTTCTTTTGATGCTCGCGACAAGATTTCGACGCTCCGCAACACGCATCCGTTCACGGCCGAAAAGAAGGCCCAGGTGGATAGCCTCGCTGCAGCAGCAGGCAAGTATCTTGAAATGGGCATGAAGCAGTTCCCCTCGGAATGGCGTAACTACTGGGCTGCCGCATTCGTTTACGAAGCCGCTGGTCAGAAGGCTAAGGCTCAGGAAGTCCTGAACCGCGGTCTCGAAAATGTTCCGGCATTCGAAGAAGGTGGCCGTGCACGCTTGCTCATGAGCGGTCGCCAGATTGAACAGATGTCCGACGAACCGCTGAAGGTCGAAGCTCCGGTGGAACCCGCTCCGGAGTCGGACTCCGCTAAAAAGGATTCATCAAAGGAACCTGCAGTAGTTGCCGCGGCAAACTAA
- a CDS encoding glycosyltransferase family 2 protein, with protein MDLSLVIPVKEESENLPELFKEIVAAIEPTGFSFEVIIIDDGSRDNTWDVIENLSKEYDFVRAFRFQFNCGKAAGLAFGFSKARGRYVATLDGDLQDDPLEIPKMIKILEDGYDLVSGWKIRRLDPWHKTWPSKLFNLTVSIVCGQRLHDFNCGIKAYRSSVVRFIHLYGDYHRFIPVMAKWQGFRITEMPVAHRARIHGVSKYGVSRLVSGFLDLVSLMFMRSFASKPLHFFGLLGLIFMLFGFGISGYFGYEWFQTGALHVRPLLLAGGFSLVMGVQFISLGLLGEMMNGSKKQSYPVAESIREIVDLS; from the coding sequence ATGGATTTGAGTCTTGTCATTCCCGTTAAAGAAGAAAGCGAAAACCTTCCGGAACTTTTCAAGGAAATCGTTGCCGCTATCGAGCCTACGGGATTCTCGTTCGAAGTCATTATTATTGATGACGGTAGTCGCGACAACACTTGGGATGTAATCGAAAACTTGTCCAAGGAATACGACTTTGTTCGTGCTTTCCGCTTTCAGTTTAACTGCGGTAAGGCTGCTGGACTTGCTTTCGGTTTTTCTAAGGCGCGAGGCCGCTACGTTGCTACTTTGGATGGCGACTTGCAAGACGATCCGCTTGAAATCCCGAAGATGATCAAGATTCTCGAAGACGGATACGACCTGGTTTCGGGCTGGAAAATCCGCCGCCTCGATCCTTGGCACAAGACTTGGCCCTCTAAGCTTTTCAACTTGACGGTCTCGATTGTGTGCGGTCAGCGTTTGCACGACTTTAACTGCGGTATCAAGGCTTACCGCAGTTCCGTGGTTCGCTTTATTCACCTGTACGGCGACTACCACCGCTTTATTCCGGTGATGGCCAAGTGGCAGGGTTTCCGCATTACCGAAATGCCGGTGGCTCACCGCGCCCGCATTCATGGTGTTTCTAAATACGGCGTGTCGCGCCTGGTGTCTGGGTTCCTGGATTTGGTATCCCTGATGTTCATGCGCAGCTTTGCCTCTAAGCCGCTTCATTTCTTTGGCTTGCTTGGCCTGATTTTTATGCTGTTCGGTTTTGGTATTTCGGGCTATTTTGGTTACGAATGGTTCCAGACGGGCGCTCTCCATGTGCGTCCGCTCCTTTTGGCAGGCGGATTCTCGCTGGTGATGGGCGTGCAGTTCATTTCTCTTGGCCTTTTGGGCGAAATGATGAACGGTAGCAAAAAACAGAGCTATCCTGTGGCCGAATCGATTCGTGAAATTGTAGATTTGAGTTAG
- a CDS encoding polyprenol monophosphomannose synthase: MAYPKSLVIVPTYNEKENIMLIMSAILEQNECIEILVVDDGSPDGTGDMVEEETKKNPRVHLIRRKGKMGLGSAYVTGFKWALERDYERVFEMDADFSHAPTDLNRFLETAEDADLVLGSRYQNHRISVVNWDLRRLILSYGANVYTRIVTGLPISDATGGFKCFRREALQALNLDKMKSDGYCFQIETTFKIWKKGLRVKEIPIIFTDRTRGTSKMSGGIISEAFFLVLKLRLGLA; the protein is encoded by the coding sequence ATGGCGTACCCTAAAAGTCTTGTAATTGTTCCGACCTATAATGAGAAAGAAAACATCATGCTCATTATGTCGGCTATTTTGGAACAGAACGAATGCATCGAAATCTTGGTGGTCGACGATGGCAGTCCCGATGGTACGGGCGACATGGTCGAAGAAGAAACCAAGAAGAATCCGCGCGTTCACTTGATTCGCCGTAAGGGCAAGATGGGCCTTGGCTCCGCTTACGTGACGGGCTTTAAGTGGGCTCTTGAACGCGACTACGAACGCGTCTTTGAAATGGATGCTGACTTTAGCCATGCTCCGACCGACTTGAACCGTTTTTTGGAAACCGCTGAAGATGCCGACCTTGTGCTCGGTAGCCGCTACCAGAATCACCGCATTAGCGTGGTGAACTGGGATTTGCGTCGTTTGATTCTCAGCTACGGTGCAAACGTTTACACCCGCATTGTGACGGGGCTTCCGATTAGCGATGCCACGGGTGGCTTCAAGTGCTTCCGTCGCGAAGCTTTGCAGGCTTTGAACCTCGACAAAATGAAGAGCGACGGCTATTGCTTCCAGATTGAAACCACCTTCAAGATTTGGAAGAAGGGACTTCGCGTCAAGGAAATTCCTATCATCTTTACGGACCGTACCCGCGGTACTTCCAAGATGAGCGGCGGCATTATATCTGAGGCGTTCTTCCTTGTTTTGAAACTCCGCTTGGGTCTCGCATAA
- a CDS encoding glycosyltransferase family 2 protein, with the protein MYSCSIIIIAYNSCDFIPACLKSVRDACEGIDSQIIVLDNGSSEPILPEIKAFFPEVLWIDSKENLGFGKGCNLAEKQATKPYLFFINPDTVVSRDSFTKVLDFMEEHPESGTVGCRILNEDGSIQWACRRSFPTPISAISKTIGLSSLFPKSKLLASYNMTYADPDEMIEVDAISGSFFCIRRDVYEHLNGFDEDFFMYGEDLDLCFRAKVAGYKNYYTPSTNILHFKGQSCRTRRWGSYLDFYKAMLIFVKKHRDLYFVPNFLVSFGILFAAFVGMFSRLIPKFWKMFLDLGAIALWAVAFLGSGITVDRPCADRVGEAASNCINYTVVVKHSVLDFSQFEDWWLVGLVVIVNMVFLVFRGEYTVSSLKGDRFLRYLIPLNVLAVGGYLAFRYFSQTPIVFDEMSFLPYAPKWIAIVACSSLAIPFALLIWRRFAFWINYFYRIFAKKRHRSILLGGSEDSLQSWFDRYNVIPGIEILGCVSTDPAKVSDENRQHLLGNLSSMESICNRTGCRELLVVSNLSGYREPFDINWLDSLGLKVFLLIGNTKMGDFALVNLKYLH; encoded by the coding sequence ATGTATTCTTGCTCTATCATTATCATCGCTTACAATTCCTGTGACTTTATCCCGGCTTGCTTAAAGTCCGTTCGCGATGCGTGCGAGGGCATTGATTCTCAGATTATCGTGTTGGACAACGGTTCTAGCGAACCGATTCTGCCTGAAATCAAGGCGTTTTTCCCCGAAGTCCTTTGGATTGATTCCAAGGAAAATCTGGGTTTCGGTAAGGGGTGCAACCTCGCCGAAAAGCAGGCGACCAAGCCTTATTTGTTCTTTATCAACCCGGACACGGTGGTTTCGCGTGATTCGTTTACCAAGGTGCTCGATTTCATGGAAGAACATCCGGAATCGGGTACGGTGGGGTGCCGCATTCTGAACGAAGATGGCTCTATTCAGTGGGCTTGCCGCCGTTCGTTCCCGACTCCGATTTCTGCAATTTCAAAGACAATCGGTCTTTCTTCGCTGTTCCCGAAGAGTAAGCTGTTGGCTTCTTACAACATGACTTATGCCGACCCCGATGAAATGATCGAAGTGGATGCCATCAGTGGATCTTTCTTCTGCATTCGTCGCGATGTCTATGAACATTTGAACGGCTTTGACGAAGATTTCTTTATGTACGGCGAAGACCTTGACTTGTGCTTTAGGGCTAAGGTTGCTGGCTATAAGAACTATTACACGCCTTCGACGAACATTCTGCATTTTAAGGGCCAGAGTTGCCGTACGCGCCGCTGGGGCTCGTACTTGGACTTCTATAAGGCCATGCTTATCTTTGTGAAAAAGCACCGTGACCTTTACTTTGTCCCGAACTTCCTGGTGTCTTTCGGTATTCTGTTTGCTGCCTTTGTGGGCATGTTCTCGCGCTTGATTCCGAAGTTCTGGAAGATGTTCCTGGACTTGGGCGCAATTGCTCTTTGGGCAGTTGCGTTCCTGGGTAGCGGAATTACGGTGGACCGCCCCTGTGCCGATAGAGTGGGCGAGGCTGCCTCGAATTGCATTAATTATACAGTTGTTGTAAAACATTCTGTTTTGGATTTTTCTCAGTTTGAAGACTGGTGGCTTGTAGGGCTCGTCGTTATCGTGAACATGGTGTTCCTTGTGTTCCGCGGGGAATATACGGTTTCGAGCCTTAAGGGCGACCGGTTCTTGCGTTACTTGATTCCTTTGAATGTGCTTGCCGTGGGCGGTTATTTGGCTTTCCGCTATTTCTCCCAGACTCCCATTGTCTTCGACGAGATGAGTTTCTTGCCTTACGCTCCGAAATGGATTGCCATTGTGGCATGCTCCAGTTTGGCAATTCCTTTTGCGCTCCTTATCTGGAGACGCTTCGCATTTTGGATAAACTATTTCTACCGCATTTTTGCCAAGAAACGCCATCGTTCCATTTTGCTCGGCGGTTCCGAAGATTCCCTGCAATCTTGGTTTGACCGCTACAATGTGATTCCGGGTATCGAAATTCTTGGTTGCGTGAGCACGGATCCGGCTAAGGTATCCGACGAAAACCGCCAGCACCTGCTTGGAAACCTTTCTTCGATGGAATCGATTTGCAACCGCACCGGTTGTCGCGAACTTTTGGTGGTTTCCAACCTGTCGGGTTACCGCGAACCATTCGACATAAATTGGCTCGATAGTCTCGGTTTAAAGGTGTTTTTGCTCATCGGAAACACAAAAATGGGCGATTTTGCCCTCGTAAACCTGAAATATCTGCATTAA
- a CDS encoding Trm112 family protein codes for MFDTNLLNILCCPETRGKLKLASDECLAALNQSISAGTLKNVAGEKVTEPLTEALATEDNSRVYPVREGIPVLLADEAILL; via the coding sequence ATGTTCGATACGAATCTTTTAAATATTCTTTGTTGCCCCGAAACTAGGGGTAAGCTGAAATTGGCGTCTGACGAATGCTTGGCCGCCTTAAATCAATCTATTTCCGCCGGTACGCTCAAGAACGTTGCCGGAGAAAAGGTGACGGAACCTTTGACCGAGGCTCTTGCTACCGAAGACAATTCCAGGGTGTATCCGGTTCGCGAAGGAATTCCGGTTCTTTTGGCGGACGAAGCAATTTTGCTCTAA
- a CDS encoding type IV pilus twitching motility protein PilT yields MAEQQPQLRIEKLLREMVNRGASDLHLRVGVPPVYRINGALQRPFDVKVDAMLMDSFLDDIMNRDQKQRFEANKECDFAVGARDMGRFRVNVFRQRGSIAVVIRHIKAKIPAFSELHLPEIIPEMALTKRGLMLVTGTTGSGKSTTLAAMLDYINQKEAVNIITVEDPIEYLYKDDKAIISQREIGVDTNSYANALRAALRQDPDVLLVGEIRDLETMQIALTAADTGHMVFATIHTTNATETVHRVLSMYPPHQHDEIRLLLSEVLAGIISLRLLPTKDGNGRVPAAEILVNTAAIKEYIKDKDKNDLIEQAIAEGHLQYHSQTFDQALLKLYEEEKISLETAMNAATNPDDFDLKIRGISGTSERTWM; encoded by the coding sequence ATGGCTGAACAGCAACCGCAACTTCGTATTGAAAAACTTTTGCGCGAAATGGTGAATCGCGGCGCATCTGACTTGCACTTGCGCGTTGGCGTTCCGCCTGTTTATCGTATTAACGGTGCCTTGCAGCGTCCCTTTGATGTGAAGGTCGATGCGATGCTGATGGATTCCTTCTTGGATGATATCATGAACCGCGACCAGAAACAGCGCTTTGAAGCGAACAAGGAATGCGACTTTGCCGTGGGCGCCCGCGACATGGGTCGTTTCCGTGTGAACGTTTTCCGCCAGCGTGGTTCTATCGCTGTCGTGATTCGTCACATTAAGGCAAAAATTCCGGCATTCTCAGAACTTCATTTGCCTGAAATCATTCCCGAAATGGCTTTGACCAAGCGCGGCTTGATGCTCGTTACGGGTACGACCGGTTCGGGTAAGTCGACGACGCTTGCCGCCATGCTTGATTATATTAACCAGAAAGAAGCGGTCAACATCATTACGGTCGAAGACCCGATCGAATACCTTTACAAAGATGACAAGGCGATTATTTCGCAGCGTGAAATTGGCGTGGATACCAATTCTTACGCAAACGCCCTGCGTGCCGCTCTCCGTCAGGACCCGGACGTGCTTCTGGTGGGCGAAATTCGTGACCTTGAAACCATGCAGATTGCCTTGACCGCAGCTGATACGGGTCACATGGTGTTTGCGACGATCCATACCACGAATGCAACTGAAACGGTTCACCGTGTGCTTTCGATGTATCCGCCGCACCAGCACGATGAAATCCGCTTGCTGCTTTCTGAAGTGCTTGCGGGCATTATTTCGCTTCGCTTGTTGCCGACCAAGGATGGCAATGGCCGTGTGCCTGCTGCCGAAATCCTCGTGAATACGGCTGCTATCAAGGAATACATCAAGGATAAAGATAAGAACGACTTGATCGAGCAGGCCATTGCCGAAGGTCATTTGCAGTATCACAGCCAGACGTTCGACCAGGCTCTTCTCAAGCTTTACGAAGAAGAAAAGATTTCTTTGGAAACTGCTATGAATGCTGCTACGAATCCCGATGACTTCGATCTTAAGATTCGCGGTATTTCGGGTACTTCCGAACGTACTTGGATGTAA
- a CDS encoding carbohydrate-binding domain-containing protein codes for MLNWKCLGFTSLLSLGLIAACSSDSSTTPKDDAGTISEDLSGNTTNVCVYDGYAAMQGASGETLCLDTEGTLAFWINTDGSYGFPEATPGPTENNSEKPVETSTDVGTTTPSDSTVSADKPAEDSTDSGSANETESCTAEKALYTVNGISYYKEPTGNIYYFDADCNKISLTATVPESSASQPGNSSAAEPTSSESQSPVSSSSNDTPAISSTTVVTPSNGSLPTITYAASGATVENNNNCVTITGGEVVITCAGDYDFSGTYSGADAQIRVYSPKSDSGVYLNLRGLTLTNTADAPIYSQMSSKTFVVAKSGTTNTLSDGSTRTKSYTYVNSNNETKVDTTGACIYAKDDLTIKGEGTLIVKGNYNNGIHTSNDLRFRGTTTINVTAANNGLKGKGIVDIENGNITIAATNGDGIKSDEGEDEGSVVDNKGIVNIKGGNITITKAGDDGIQAYNYIIVQDSVSEPTIKVTSTGKGIVSDNRVYINAGKIDISSGDDGVHSNQNVYFNGGYTTIAAPKNDGVHADSTLMINDGTIYVTNSYEGLEAWYIKANGGITDVYGTDDAWNAAGGNDGSGNTNQGGQSNWGFGPGGGMGGRMGSSSGFLTITGGVHHAKTGSGDTDGIDSNGELTISGGVVIVECQISGGMGGSFDADGSASLTSKTVLGFSSGSSEKGTNYNVSFTTGNYYGTSNIAFKPTISGRYMVATTGQPAQVSNTSSYQKSVTFPSGSSVYYNE; via the coding sequence ATGCTTAATTGGAAATGTTTGGGATTTACATCACTGTTATCGCTCGGGCTTATTGCAGCCTGTTCAAGCGATAGCTCAACCACACCGAAAGATGATGCAGGAACTATTTCCGAAGACCTTTCGGGAAACACTACAAACGTGTGCGTCTATGACGGCTACGCCGCCATGCAAGGCGCAAGCGGAGAAACACTTTGCCTCGATACCGAAGGTACACTTGCCTTCTGGATCAATACAGACGGAAGCTACGGGTTTCCCGAAGCCACGCCGGGCCCCACTGAAAACAACTCCGAGAAACCGGTCGAAACCAGCACAGACGTAGGCACAACGACGCCTAGCGATTCTACGGTATCCGCCGACAAACCCGCAGAAGATTCAACGGATTCCGGTTCTGCAAACGAAACCGAATCTTGCACCGCAGAAAAAGCCCTCTATACCGTAAACGGCATTTCTTACTACAAAGAACCCACCGGAAACATCTATTACTTTGATGCAGACTGCAACAAGATTTCTCTCACGGCTACGGTTCCTGAAAGCAGTGCTTCTCAGCCGGGCAATTCGTCTGCAGCAGAACCGACCTCTTCTGAATCGCAGAGCCCTGTATCGAGCAGTTCGAACGATACGCCGGCAATCAGCAGCACCACAGTTGTTACGCCTTCGAACGGTAGCCTCCCCACCATCACTTACGCAGCCAGCGGCGCCACGGTTGAAAACAATAACAACTGCGTCACGATTACCGGTGGCGAAGTGGTTATCACTTGCGCTGGCGACTACGACTTTAGCGGAACCTATAGCGGTGCCGACGCACAGATTCGTGTGTATTCTCCCAAGAGCGATTCGGGCGTTTACCTGAACTTGCGCGGACTCACGCTCACCAACACGGCTGACGCTCCCATTTATTCGCAGATGTCCAGCAAGACCTTCGTGGTCGCCAAAAGCGGAACCACCAACACGCTTAGCGACGGAAGCACTCGTACGAAGTCTTATACTTACGTCAATTCCAACAACGAAACGAAGGTAGATACCACGGGCGCCTGCATTTACGCCAAGGATGACTTGACCATTAAAGGCGAAGGCACCTTGATCGTGAAGGGCAACTACAACAACGGCATTCACACTAGCAACGACTTGCGCTTCCGCGGTACCACGACAATCAACGTGACCGCCGCAAATAACGGTTTGAAGGGCAAGGGCATCGTGGATATCGAAAACGGAAACATTACCATCGCAGCGACCAACGGCGACGGCATCAAGAGCGACGAAGGTGAAGATGAGGGCTCTGTAGTAGACAACAAAGGCATTGTCAATATCAAGGGCGGCAACATCACCATTACCAAGGCAGGCGATGACGGCATCCAGGCTTACAACTATATCATCGTCCAAGACTCGGTTTCTGAGCCGACCATCAAAGTAACATCGACCGGCAAAGGCATCGTCTCTGACAACAGAGTTTACATCAATGCAGGAAAGATCGATATTTCCTCTGGTGACGACGGTGTTCATTCCAACCAGAACGTCTACTTTAACGGAGGCTACACGACCATTGCGGCTCCCAAGAACGACGGCGTACACGCCGACTCTACCCTCATGATCAACGACGGTACCATCTACGTGACCAATTCCTACGAAGGTCTCGAAGCCTGGTACATCAAGGCAAATGGCGGCATTACCGATGTCTACGGAACCGATGACGCCTGGAATGCAGCCGGCGGCAATGACGGATCCGGCAACACCAATCAAGGCGGCCAGTCAAACTGGGGATTCGGCCCCGGAGGCGGCATGGGTGGCAGAATGGGCAGCAGCAGTGGATTCTTGACCATTACGGGCGGCGTACACCACGCAAAGACTGGCTCCGGTGACACCGACGGCATTGACAGCAACGGCGAACTCACCATTTCTGGTGGCGTTGTCATCGTAGAATGCCAAATTAGCGGCGGCATGGGCGGCTCCTTCGATGCCGACGGCTCAGCAAGCCTCACCAGCAAAACGGTTCTCGGATTCAGTAGCGGTTCCTCGGAAAAGGGCACGAACTATAACGTGAGCTTTACAACCGGCAACTACTACGGAACCTCTAACATCGCATTCAAGCCCACCATATCGGGTAGATACATGGTCGCTACTACGGGTCAGCCCGCACAAGTAAGCAATACCTCCAGCTACCAGAAAAGCGTCACCTTCCCTTCAGGAAGCTCCGTCTACTACAACGAATAG